In Cercospora beticola chromosome 3, complete sequence, the following proteins share a genomic window:
- a CDS encoding uncharacterized protein (BUSCO:EOG09264W46), with protein MPKSKRNRIIHTSVVQKKPAKERSEALYSAIQTAADEYGHIFVFGVENMRNTYLKDVRQHFADSRLFFGKTKVMAKALGSSIEDEHAPGLHKLNKYLVGNVGLLFTNRAPEEVLEFFEGFIEVDFARAGVVATRTVKVPAGVVYSRGGEVAVEDDVPLPHSLEVMVRKWGMPTRLEKGKVVLDQEFTVCYEGKELNSHQTALLKLFGVALSEFKVDVQAYWSAATQEVTEVERKDENAMEA; from the coding sequence ATGCCCAAATCCAAGCGAAACCGAATCATCCACACCTCAGTCGTGCAAAAGAAACCCGCCAAAGAACGCAGCGAAGCCCTCTACTCCGCCATCCAAACCGCCGCAGACGAATATGGCCACATTTTCGTCTTTGGCGTGGAAAATATGCGCAACACATACTTGAAAGATGTTCGACAACATTTTGCCGATTCGAGGTTGTTTTTCGGGAAGACGAAGGTTATGGCTAAGGCGTTGGGGAGTTCGATTGAAGATGAGCATGCGCCGGGATTGCACAAATTGAATAAGTATTTGGTGGGGAATGTTGGGTTGTTGTTTACGAATCGGGCGCCGGAGGAGGTACTTGAATTCTTTGAAGGATTCATCGAAGTGGATTTTGCGAGGGCGGGAGTTGTTGCGACGAGGACTGTGAAGGTTCCGGCTGGGGTGGTGTATTCAAGAGGTGGGGAGGTTGCTGTTGAGGATGATGTGCCGTTGCCGCATAGTCTTGAGGTTATGGTGAGGAAATGGGGCATGCCGACACGATTGGAGAAGGGGAAGGTCGTGCTTGATCAGGAGTTTACGGTGTGTTACGAGGGCAAGGAGCTGAATAGCCATCAGACGGCATTGCTGAAGCTATTTGGCGTGGCTTTGTCGGAGTTCAAGGTGGATGTGCAGGCTTACTGGAGCGCGGCTACGCAGGAGGTCACCGAGGTGGAACGTAAGGATGAGAATGCGATGGAGGCATAA
- a CDS encoding uncharacterized protein (BUSCO:EOG09260RGH), translating into MSSNNPFGDGAAGPSGSRGGDGAGSRRSQHRPQYMTVGSGSTSEAAARLQALLDDDSGYGGSSTGGDSMENSWHPGPTSDRFTPSLTPVRPGETNAESENEKRALAAHVHQMYYNQNRTALGRAINQTVQTLKNLQEMNTTWPAHYPTVQRPPSPPPARPAPRPGLAHTQTTFDLDSLDSAPPRPQLPRRAGTTLGKEPESSTDAARREGATATEPRLVTPQLAQDFSVLKIELKMEGLAQSDIVHSLEKQSVAALLDNQINKSVRHLFALRERIEDTSSKVLITGDLNAGKSTFCNALLRRKVLPEDQQPCTAIFCEVLDCRENGNLEEVHAIPHGIVYDRNDESTYHVYQLKQLEDIVVDSDRYQMCKIYIRDARSVDQSLLNNGVVDIALIDAPGLNNDSLKTTAVFARQEEIDVVVFVVSAANHFTLSAKEFIFNAAREKAYMFMVVNGYDQIRDKKRCQETILKQVAHLSPATFKESSELVHFVSSNAIPVGPAPGGAPGDGSGGGGASGGPSFADGGDGSDNDDDGDPKGKHGEPGSPPDRKKGKGKEKEALDDFSELEASLRRFVLEKRARSKLAPAKTYLMNVLGDLSTLASVNKDVAQAELDRVTEELRKLEPEYEASKKSRTEADETVAGNIEETTNEVYNLTRNTLTDSINKVAESELGVEYPGVLGAYGYAEDLKTAMLNQITETVRWCEERAREKTVHGVSSIKSLGILHLGDQYVDLQFRSEKMFKSRRDALARQVDFEPELWDFFDLASLWERQEKVAGTSMAVTVAGVVGSRMIGGAGWIDGALTATKLVGTNNLRRAFIPGVILAVALGVSYAISQIPHSLPRRLSSKLAAQLAALDYTHANSARISSEVRRALKFPADKLREGLQRNMEQLQERKKETDKIRTENEVARKYFGNLVRESNDIRSRVDRVDLEGPAPGIAAAYDA; encoded by the coding sequence ATGAGCTCGAATAATCCTTTTGGAGATGGAGCCGCCGGGCCTTCAGGAAGCAGAGGTGGCGATGGCGCGGGCAGTCGCCGCTCGCAGCATCGGCCACAATATATGACGGTCGGGAGCGGGTCAACATCAGAGGCGGCAGCGAGGTTACAGGCACTCCTGGACGATGACTCTGGATATGGAGGAAGCAGCACGGGCGGCGATAGCATGGAGAACTCGTGGCATCCGGGACCGACTTCAGATCGTTTTACACCTTCGCTTACGCCAGTGCGGCCTGGAGAGACCAACGCAGAGTCGGAGAATGAGAAGCGTGCATTAGCAGCGCATGTGCATCAGATGTACTATAATCAAAACCGGACCGCACTGGGGAGAGCCATCAACCAGACAGTGCAAACATTGAAGAATCTACAAGAGATGAACACGACATGGCCGGCACACTACCCCACCGTACAACGACCACCGTCACCGCCGCCTGCACGACCAGCACCACGCCCAGGCCTTGCGCACACGCAGACCACGTTCGATCTTGACAGCCTAGATTCAGCGCCTCCAAGGCCACAGCTGCCCAGGCGAGCGGGTACGACGCTTGGGAAGGAGCCGGAGTCCAGCACAGATGCAGCGAGGCGCGAGGGTGCAACAGCAACGGAGCCACGACTCGTGACACCTCAGCTTGCACAGGACTTCTCAGTTCTGAAGATCGAATTAAAGATGGAGGGACTCGCGCAGTCGGACATCGTACATTCACTGGAGAAGCAGTCAgttgctgctctgctggacAATCAGATCAACAAAAGCGTGCGACATCTCTTTGCGCTACGGGAAAGGATTGAGGATACGTCAAGCAAGGTGCTCATTACGGGAGACTTGAACGCAGGAAAGTCCACCTTCTGCAATGCTCTGCTCCGCCGGAAAGTGCTGCCAGAGGACCAGCAACCATGCACAGCCATCTTTTGCGAAGTACTGGACTGTCGGGAAAACGGAAACCTCGAGGAAGTACATGCCATCCCCCATGGCATAGTATACGACCGAAATGACGAGAGCACATACCACGTCTATCAGCTCAAGCAGCTCGAAGATATCGTTGTGGACAGTGATCGATACCAAATGTGCAAGATATACATCAGAGATGCACGATCGGTGGACCAATCGCTACTGAACAATGGAGTCGTCGACATTGCACTGATTGATGCGCCGGGACTGAACAACGACTCATTAAAGACGACAGCAGTTTTCGCGCGACAGGAGGAGATTGACGTCGTGGTGTTTGTCGTCTCGGCAGCCAACCACTTCACATTATCTGCGAAGGAGTTCATTTTCAACGCAGCACGGGAGAAGGCGTACATGTTCATGGTTGTGAACGGGTACGATCAGATCCGCGACAAGAAGCGTTGCCAAGAAACAATCCTGAAGCAAGTTGCACATCTTAGTCCTGCGACGTTCAAGGAGTCGTCTGAGCTGGTACACTTCGTCTCGAGCAATGCTATACCGGTCGGTCCAGCTCCTGGAGGTGCCCCTGGTGATGGCTCCGGTGGCGGAGGCGCTTCTGGAGGCCCGTCCTTTGCCGACGGCGGCGATGGATCAGAcaatgacgatgatggcgaccCTAAGGGCAAGCATGGTGAGCCTGGCTCCCCTCCAGATCGGAAAAAGGGCAAAGGAAAGGAGAAAGAGGCATTGGACGACTTCAGCGAGCTCGAGGCGTCGCTGCGTCGATTCGTGCTCGAGAAACGTGCGCGATCAAAACTTGCGCCTGCAAAGACGTACTTGATGAACGTTCTCGGCGACCTCAGCACACTTGCCTCTGTCAATAAAGATGTGGCACAAGCCGAACTTGATCGTGTGACTGAAGAGCTCCGCAAACTGGAACCAGAGTATGAAGCGTCGAAGAAATCGCGCACAGAAGCGGACGAGACCGTTGCAGGCAACATTGAAGAGACGACTAACGAAGTTTACAACCTGACGAGGAACACACTTACCGACTCCATTAACAAAGTTGCTGAAAGCGAACTCGGCGTCGAATATCCTGGTGTACTGGGCGCATATGGCTACGCTGAAGATCTGAAGACGGCAATGCTGAATCAGATCACTGAGACAGTACGCTGGTGCGAAGAACGGGCACGGGAGAAGACTGTCCATGGCGTCAGCAGCATCAAGTCGCTAGGCATACTACATCTGGGCGACCAATATGTTGACCTGCAGTTCCGATCCGAGAAAATGTTCAAGAGCCGAAGAGACGCGCTCGCGAGACAGGTCGACTTTGAGCCGGAGCTGTGGGACTTCTTTGACTTGGCGAGCCTCTGGGAGCGTCAAGAAAAGGTTGCTGGCACAAGCATGGCAGTCACAGTCGCTGGCGTTGTCGGCTCACGCATGATCGGCGGGGCCGGATGGATCGACGGCGCTCTCACAGCAACGAAGCTCGTCGGCACCAACAACCTGCGAAGAGCGTTTATCCCAGGCGTTATTCTTGCCGTCGCCCTTGGCGTCTCCTACGCTATCTCACAAATTCCCCACTCCCTTCCACGACGGCTTAGCTCAAAGCTTGCCGCACAGTTGGCCGCTCTTGACTACACACACGCCAATTCTGCACGCATCAGCTCTGAAGTCCGGCGAGCTTTGAAGTTCCCTGCTGATAAGCTCCGCGAAGGCCTTCAGCGAAACATGGAACAGCTTCAAGAACGCAAGAAGGAGACCGACAAGATCCGAACAGAGAACGAGGTCGCAAGAAAGTACTTTGGCAACCTCGTGCGCGAAAGCAACGACATCCGGAGTAGAGTCGATCGAGTCGATCTGGAAGGTCCGGCTCCGGGCATTGCGGCAGCTTACGATGCGTGA
- a CDS encoding uncharacterized protein (BUSCO:EOG09264T0J) has product MNVIEWAFGKRMTPAERLRKHQRALEKTQRELDRERTKLENQEKKLVQDIKKNAKNGQMGAVKVQAKDLVRTRRYIQKFYQMRTQLQAISLRIQTVRSNEQMMQSMKGATQLLGSMNRQMNLPALQRIAMEFEKENDIMDQRQEMMDDAIDDVTGLEDEEESEEVVGQVLDELGVDLGQQLGETPTGLQKNAVGEGRVAEAIGGGDAGDDDLQARLDSLRR; this is encoded by the exons ATGAAC GTCATTGAATGGGCCTTTGGCAAGCGCATGACGCCAGCAGAGCGTCTGCGCAAGCATCAACGAGCATTGGAGAAGACACAGCGAGAACTCGACCGCGAACGAACGAAACTCGAGAATCAGGAAAAGAAGCTTGTACAGGACATCAAGAAGAATGCAAAGAATGGACAGATGGGCGCAGTGAAGGTGCAGGCGAAGGACTTGGTGCGCACTCGAAGATACATCCAGAAGTTCTACCAGATGCGGACACAGTTGCAAGCGATTTCACTACGGATACAG ACCGTTCGCAGTAACGAACAGATGATGCAGAGCATGAAGGGTGCGACACAATTGCTTGGTAGCATGAACAGGCAGATGAATCTTCCGGCGCTTCAACGAATAGCAATGgagttcgagaaggagaacgaTATTATGGACCAGCGACAGGAAATGATGGACGATGCAATTGACGACGTCACGGGccttgaagatgaagaagagagtgAGGAAGTCGTGGGTCAGGTCCTAGATGAGCTCGGAGTCGACCTTGGCCAACAG CTCGGTGAGACGCCCACGGGCCTGCAGAAAAATGCAGTTGGCGAAGGTAGAGTTGCAGAAGCAATAGGCGGCGGAGACGctggcgacgacgatctcCAAGCACGACTCGACAGTCTACGAAGATAA
- a CDS encoding uncharacterized protein (BUSCO:EOG09264XTW): MSGGTNTQTTNNVAGSKRRSLSGQGGLLGRMFGSKDSNNSSREQIDTHGANNSNNGNGSNSQGNNANQGGDGSGNNNGNASPRSPNLNNNQNNSIPEESQDGVSNELRSPTRKEAPEGNAKRRSSGVGRAGDLFNRAKQALSGSPDSKSSHQTPMQKLGRTDPALSVPAGSLNNSAGESVPGPRSTFRVGVTEDKNKKCRRTMEDTHAYLYNFLSTPAPFLGSEGSSSKRLSQSQSRDSAVSDSTQNSKQDVVETDNGYFAIFDGHAGTFAAEWCGKKVHLLLEDIIRKNPNTAIPELLDMTFTTVDQQLEKLPLKNSGCTAVLAVLRWEDRIPNSQSATGSTALAPATAESGNVERTAQQASRQRVLYTANVGDARIVLCRNGKALRLSYDHKGSDENEGKRIAGAGGLILNNRVNGVLAVTRALGDAYMKDLVTGHPYTTETVIQPDMDEFLILACDGLWDVCSDQEAVDLVRNIQDPQAASKALVDHALARFSTDNLSCMVVRFDNSKLQATQQQSDIGVEGDPSSKGGVTEADAIVSESKKFIEQGGDPLALTLSQPTTNEMMAEVERSQEVGPELNPAALEHARKDNKPPKMHDGPPTPATENPANGANMANAMLEHNVAAGDHQMGNAEDQNQNNGQQQQQQQGMQQQGLSQGGQQQNNQQNFQHGGEQQQQQQQR, from the exons ATGAGTGGAGGCACGAACACGCAGACCACGAACAACGTGGCCGGCAGTAAACGGCGCAGTCTCTCAGGCCAAGGAGGACTGCTGGGCAGGATGTTTGGCTCCAaggacagcaacaacagcagccggGAGCAGATTGACACGCACGGCGCCAATAACAGCAATAACGGCAacggcagcaacagccaGGGCAACAACGCCAACCAGGGCGGCGACGGCAGCGGAAACAATAATGGCAATGCTTCTCCACGCAGCCCCAACCTAAACAACAACCAGAACAACTCTATTCCTGAAGAAAGCCAGGATGGCGTGAGCAACGAGCTGCGCAGCCCGACACGCAAGGAGGCACCCGAGGGCAACGCGAAACGTCGCAGCAGCGGAGTCGGACGCGCAGGCGACCTCTTCAACCGCGCCAAACAGGCTCTTAGTGGCAGCCCAGACAGCAAATCCTCACACCAAACTCCGATGCAGAAGCTGGGACGCACCGATCCTGCCCTCAGCGTGCCTGCGGGCTCGCTGAACAATTCGGCGGGAGAGTCAGTGCCTGGGCCACGATCTACGTTCCGTGTTGGCGTCACCGAGgataagaataagaaatgCAGACGCACGATGGAAGATACGCACGCGTATCTGTACAATTTCCTGAGCACTCCCGCACCATTCCTGGGCTCCGAAGGTTCCTCGAGCAAACGGCTCTCGCAATCGCAATCCCGCGACTCTGCCGTGTCCGACAGCACCCAAAACAGCAAACAAGATGTCGTGGAGACGGATAACGGATactttgccatcttcgaTGGCCATGCGGGCACGTTCGCGGCCGAATGGTGCGGCAAAAAGGTACATTTGTTGTTGGAGGATATTATCCGCAAGAATCCAAATACCGCCATACCCGAGCTTCTTGACATGACCTTCACCACTGTCGAtcagcagctcgagaagcttcCCCTCAAAAATAGCGGCTGCACGGCTGTACTTGCTGTACTACGCTGGGAGGATCGGATACCCAATTCGCAGTCTGCAACAGGGTCAACAGCGCTCGCTCCTGCGACGGCTGAGTCTGGAAATGTTGAACGCACAGCTCAACAAG CTTCACGTCAACGAGTCCTCTACACCGCCAACGTGGGAGACGCCCGAATTGTCTTGTGCCGCAACGGCAAGGCGCTCCGCCTCTCGTACGATCACAAAGGTAGCGACGAAAATGAAGGCAAACGAATTGCAGGCGCTGGTGGACTGATTCTCAACAACCGTGTCAATGGAGTGCTCGCCGTCACTCGTGCCCTTGGCGATGCATATATGAAAGACCTTGTGACGGGGCATCCATACACCACCGAGACCGTGATTCAGCCCGATATGGACGAGTTCCTCATCTTGGCATGCGATGGC CTCTGGGATGTCTGTTCCGATCAAGAAGCTGTGGACCTGGTTCGCAACATTCAAGATCCGCAAGCCGCCTCCAAAGCACTTGTCGACCACGCCTTGGCCCGCTTCTCTACCGACAACCTGTCCTGCATGGTCGTGCGTTTTGATAACAGCAAACTGCAAGCCACGCAACAGCAAAGTGACATCGGCGTTGAAGGAGACCCCTCTAGTAAAGGTGGTGTTACTGAAGCAGACGCCATTGTCAGCGAGAGCAAAAAGTTCATCGAGCAAGGTGGCGATCCCTTAGCGCTTACGCTGTCGCAGCCGACTACGAATGAGATGATGGCAGAGGTTGAGCGTTCTCAAGAGGTCGGACCCGAGCTGAACCCCGCCGCGCTCGAGCATGCTCGTAAGGACAACAAGCCTCCGAAGATGCACGATGGGCCCCCGACGCCAGCCACTGAAAACCCGGCCAACGGTGCCAATATGGCGAATGCCATGCTGGAGCACAACGTTGCAGCTGGCGATCACCAGATGGGCAATGCTGAAGATCAGAATCAGAATAatggtcagcagcagcagcagcagcaaggaatGCAGCAACAGGGATTGTCTCAGGGCGGGCAACAGCAGAACAACCAGCAAAACTTCCAGCAtggcggcgagcagcagcagcagcagcagcagaggtaA
- a CDS encoding uncharacterized protein (MEROPS:MER0001399), with protein MAYKSFQLPDQRTAARMRFSILSINAAIASLASATAVDLTKRDTPLEVKLTATGNSKVNVAVTNTGATEYNLFYKGSFLDAETPVDKLSVSGTAAKAEFKGALLRMKTTDLSEDAFLAIAPGQTIESEVEIAELYDVEASDTYTVQAAGLLRYAEAGSTVLTDDTLAYSSNTVDLEIDGEAAQRVAYAIASPESLEKRTVLSTSTCSSTQLSQLRSALSSCQSLANAAATAATSGSASKFQEYFKTTSTSVRSTVAARLRAVASDCGSTISGRTTSYCTDVYGYCSSNVLAYTLPAYNYIAYCGIFYSGLPALSGTCHGQDRATTVLHEETHAPGVYSPGTDDLGYGYANAQRLTSAQAVLNADTYALYANAIYLGC; from the exons ATGGCCTATAA GTCCTTCCAATTGCCCGATCAACGCACCGCCGCCAGAATGAGGTTCTCAATCTTGTCCATCAATGCTGCCATTGCGTCTCTCGCTTCGGCAACGGCCGTCGACCTCACCAAGAGAGATACACCTCTCGAGGTCAAGTTGACGGCTACTGGCAACTCCAAGGTCAATGTGGCGGTCACCAACACTGGCGCCACTGAGTACAACTTGTTCTACAAGGGCTCCTTCCTCGATGCCGAGACTCCTGTTGACAAGCTGTCAGTCTCCGGTACTGCGGCTA AGGCTGAATTCAAGGGCGCTCTCCTGCGCATGAAGACAACGGACCTTTCCGAGGATGCATTCCTTGCCATCGCTCCCGGCCAGACCATCGAGAGCGAGGTCGAGATCGCCGAGCTCTACGATGTCGAAGCTTCTGATACCTACACCGTCCAGGCTGCAGGTCTCCTGCGTTACGCCGAAGCTGGAAGCACGGTACTCACCGACGATACTCTTGCCTACAGCAGCAATACGGTCGACCTCGAAATCGACGGCGAAGCAGCACAGCGAGTCGCTTACGCCATCGCGTCCCCCGAGAGTCTCGAAAAGCGTACCGTGCTCTCCACGAGCACTTGCTCAAGCACCCAGCTCTCCCAACTCCGCAGTGCTCTGAGTTCGTGCCAGTCTCTTGCAAACGCTGCTGCAACTGCCGCGACCTCTGGATCAGCAAGCAAGTTCCAGGAGTACTTCAAGACGACTTCCACTTCTGTCCGTAGCACCGTGGCAGCGCGCCTCCGTGCTGTAGCAAGCGACTGCGGCTCGACCATTTCTGGACGCACCACAAGCTACTGCACAGACGTCTACGGCTATTGCTCTTCCAACGTGTTGGCGTACACTCTCCCCGCATACAACTACATCGCGTACTGTGGTATTTTCTATTCCGGCCTTCCAGCACTTTCGGGTACTTGCCATGGACAGGATAGGGCTACCACTGTTTTGCA CGAGGAGACTCA TGCACCTGGTGTCTATTCTCCAGGAACGGACGACCTTGGCTACGGCTACGCGAACGCCCAGAGACTCACCAGCGCCCAAGCAGTCCTGAACGCTGATACCTATGCACTCTACGCCAACGCGATCTACTTGGGTTGCTAG